Proteins from a genomic interval of Harpia harpyja isolate bHarHar1 chromosome 7, bHarHar1 primary haplotype, whole genome shotgun sequence:
- the WIPF1 gene encoding WAS/WASL-interacting protein family member 1 yields MPVPPPPAPPPPPTLALANTEKPSLSRSEQAGRNALLSDITKGKKLKKTVTNDRSAPILDKPKGPGGGGGGGFGGGGGGGSGGGGFGGAGGGSFGGGGPPGLGGLFQAGMPKLRSAASRDADAGGGRPPALPPGGRSAAAKPFSPPTGPPRFPGPPSGPRTSAPEPQRSRMPPPRPDVGSKPDAAPPPVPSTPRPVASSLHNRGSPPVPGVSRQPSLGPSPPPFPGGRSAGSAGPLRQPGPSAAPPFSGRPPLPPTPGRPAEDKPPPPPPPAGHRPPAAREAALPPPPPQNSKPPVPSAPRPGLGAPAPPPPPSRPGPPPVPPVPGGSDEMPRLPQRNISLGSSSAPGGGGGRSGPLPPPPSERPPPPVRDPPSRSGPLPPPPPISRNGSTSRALPAAPQLPSRAGLDNQRGGPRPPLPPDRPGSAAPPPPPPPSSAVRNGFQDPGDDEWESRFSFHPISDLPPPEPYVPVNRSYPSKLARNESRGGSGRKERGAPPLPPIPR; encoded by the exons ATGCCCGTGcctccccctccagctccccctccccccccaactctGGCCTTG gcaAATACTGAAAAGCCATCCCTAAGCAGGTCAGAACAAGCAGGGCGAAATGCTCTATTATCTGatattaccaaaggaaaaaagctaaagaaGACTGTTACTAATGACAGAAGTGCTCCGATTCTAGACA aACCCAAAGGACCTGGTGGAGGTGGCGGTGGTGGCTTtggaggaggcggcggtggcggcagcggcggcgggggttTTGGTGGTGCCGGTGGTGGCAGCTTCGGTGGTGGAGGACCACCTGGCCTTGGAGGCCTTTTTCAAGCAGGAATGCCAAAGCTCAGATCTGCTGCAAGTCGAGATGCCG ATGCCGGGggaggccgcccgcccgccctgccgcCCGGAGGCCGCTCCGCAGCCGCCAAGCCCTTCTCTCCGCCGACCGGCCCGCCGCGCTTCCCGGGGCCGCCCTCGGGCCCGCGGACCTCCGCTCCCGAGCCGCAGAGGAGCCGCATGCCGCCGCCGAGGCCCGACGTCGGCTCCAAGCCCgacgccgcgccgccgccggtgccCAGCACCCCCCGGCCCGTCGCCTCCAGCCTGCACAACAGGGGGTCGCCGCCGGTGCCGGGCGTGAGCCGGCAGCCCAGCCTGGGGCCCTCGCCCCCGCCGTTCCCGGGCGGCCGCAGCGCGGGGTCGGCCGGGCCCCTCCGGCAGCCCGGCCCCAGCGCGGCGCCCCCCTTCTCCGgccggccgccgctgccgcccacCCCGGGCCGGCCGGCGGAGGACaagccgccgcccccgccgccccccgccgggcaCCGGCCGCCGGCCGCCCGGGAGGCGGCtctgcccccgccgccgccgcagaaCAGCAAGCCGCCCGTGCCCtccgccccccggcccggcctcgGCGCCCcggcgcccccgccgccccccagccggccggggccgccccccgtCCCGCCCGTCCCCGGCGGCAGCGACGAGATGCCGCGCCTGCCCCAGAGGAACATCTCGCTGGGGTCCTCCTcggcccccggcggcggggggggccgctccggacccctgccccccccgcccagcgAGAGGCCCCCGCCACCCGTCAGAGACCCCCCCAGCCGATCAG GTCCgctccctccacctcctcccatAAGCAGGAATGGAAGCACTTCACGGGCTTTGCCCgctgctccccagctgccctcccGGGCAGGGCTGGACAACCAGAGAGGTGGACCACGACCACCGCTTCCCCCTGACCGGCCGGGCTCAGCagcaccgccaccaccaccaccaccttcatCAGCTGTCAGAAACGGCTTCCAGGATCCAGGTGATG atgaatgggaaagcagattttcttttcatccGATATCTGATTTGCCACCTCCAGAGCCATATGTACCTGTGAACAGGAGTTATCCCAGTAAACtagcaagaaatgaaagcagag gtGGCTCTGGCCGAAAAGAAAGAGGTGCCCCCCCGCTTCCGCCTATACCAAGGTGA